Proteins co-encoded in one Bacillus carboniphilus genomic window:
- a CDS encoding response regulator transcription factor, whose product MVVDDHDLVRKGILSYLKTDDQFHIVGEAESGNKAIKLAESVQPDVILMDLMMEDGDGISATKQIIEKLPHVKIIILTSFYDDEKVFPAIEAGAFSYLLKTAKAEEVVDTVKKAFKGDPVIETKVAYKLLNRVRKSDPKPHDHLTERELEVLTCLGDGMTNQEISDELFIGIKTVKTHVSNILSKLGVQDRTQAAIYANRNGILRKSE is encoded by the coding sequence ATGGTTGTAGATGATCATGATCTTGTCCGCAAAGGGATCTTATCCTATTTGAAGACAGACGATCAATTTCACATTGTCGGTGAGGCGGAAAGTGGTAATAAAGCTATTAAGCTAGCTGAAAGCGTTCAACCAGATGTTATTTTAATGGATTTAATGATGGAAGATGGGGACGGAATCAGTGCAACGAAACAAATTATTGAAAAGCTTCCTCATGTAAAAATCATTATTTTAACGAGTTTCTATGATGACGAGAAAGTTTTTCCTGCTATTGAAGCGGGAGCCTTTAGTTATTTGCTGAAAACCGCTAAAGCAGAAGAAGTAGTAGATACGGTAAAAAAGGCTTTTAAAGGAGATCCGGTTATTGAAACAAAAGTAGCTTATAAGTTACTAAATCGCGTACGAAAATCGGACCCAAAGCCACATGATCACTTAACCGAACGTGAATTAGAAGTGTTAACCTGTTTGGGTGATGGGATGACCAACCAAGAAATCAGTGATGAACTATTTATAGGAATTAAAACGGTTAAGACGCATGTAAGTAATATTTTGAGTAAGCTCGGTGTACAGGATCGAACGCAAGCTGCGATTTACGCCAATCGAAATGGGATATTACGAAAATCTGAATAA
- a CDS encoding antibiotic biosynthesis monooxygenase, whose translation MNVYITNGTFPYLFSIKEKHPQENLFIMQNQDNAMLYHETEKDTLFKEGRKYEVIDSVGEIIQSGYAVLNNIPVTDEGRPIFEHRFQNRSGMIENEPGFVAMRVLRPKSNDTYIIFTLWENQTFFQKWKESTSYKEAHKKRETEKGTSTQTIFSGPSYVSQYVLPAEE comes from the coding sequence ATGAATGTGTATATAACAAATGGCACGTTTCCCTATTTATTTTCTATTAAAGAGAAACATCCTCAAGAAAACCTATTTATCATGCAAAATCAAGATAACGCTATGCTATATCATGAAACAGAAAAAGACACATTATTTAAAGAAGGAAGAAAATATGAAGTCATTGATTCAGTTGGAGAAATCATTCAGTCAGGTTATGCAGTTCTCAATAATATCCCCGTAACCGATGAGGGCAGACCTATATTTGAACATCGATTTCAAAACCGTTCAGGTATGATTGAAAATGAACCTGGTTTTGTAGCTATGAGAGTCCTACGTCCAAAATCAAACGACACCTACATCATTTTCACCCTTTGGGAAAATCAAACATTCTTTCAAAAGTGGAAAGAGTCAACTTCCTATAAAGAAGCCCATAAAAAAAGAGAGACAGAGAAAGGTACCAGTACTCAAACCATTTTTTCTGGCCCTTCCTATGTCTCTCAGTATGTATTACCAGCCGAAGAATAG
- the hemE gene encoding uroporphyrinogen decarboxylase, with product MIKNDTFLKAARGEKTDHVPVWYMRQAGRSQPEYRALKEKYSLFEITHNPELGAYVTRLPVEQYNVDAAILYKDIMTPLPGMGVDVEIKSGIGPVIDNPIRSLQDIEKLRPLEPEEHVPYILDTIKLLTTEQLTVPLIGFAGAPFTMASYMIEGRPSRDYKKLKAFMYGEPKAWFALMDKLGDMTITYIKAQIKAGISAFQIFDSWVGTLNRQDYQTFVKPVMTKIFTELQKENVPMIYFGVGASHLIHDWNELPVHVIGLDWRMPIREARALGIKKSLQGNLDPTFLLAPWDVLEAKAKEILDAGMEQPGYIFNLGHGVFPDVNPDTLRKLTQFIHDYSSDKLGK from the coding sequence ATGATTAAGAATGACACATTTTTAAAAGCTGCAAGAGGTGAAAAAACGGATCATGTTCCTGTTTGGTATATGAGACAAGCAGGTCGATCTCAGCCGGAATACCGTGCACTAAAAGAGAAATATTCTCTTTTTGAAATTACTCATAATCCAGAGCTTGGGGCTTATGTAACAAGACTTCCTGTTGAACAGTATAACGTGGATGCAGCCATTCTATATAAAGATATTATGACTCCGCTACCAGGAATGGGAGTCGATGTTGAGATTAAAAGTGGGATTGGTCCGGTAATCGATAACCCAATTCGTTCTCTTCAAGATATTGAAAAACTACGTCCTCTTGAGCCTGAAGAGCATGTCCCGTACATTTTGGATACGATTAAATTGCTCACTACAGAACAATTAACGGTCCCTTTAATTGGCTTTGCAGGTGCTCCTTTTACAATGGCAAGCTACATGATTGAAGGAAGACCATCACGTGATTATAAGAAGCTAAAAGCCTTTATGTATGGGGAGCCTAAAGCGTGGTTTGCCTTGATGGACAAATTAGGCGATATGACAATCACATATATAAAAGCACAAATTAAAGCTGGAATCAGCGCATTCCAAATCTTTGACTCTTGGGTTGGAACCTTAAATCGCCAGGATTATCAAACCTTCGTGAAACCTGTCATGACTAAAATTTTTACGGAGCTTCAGAAAGAAAATGTACCAATGATCTACTTTGGTGTAGGAGCTAGTCATTTAATTCATGACTGGAACGAACTACCTGTTCATGTCATTGGATTGGATTGGAGAATGCCAATTCGTGAGGCAAGAGCACTTGGAATTAAAAAGAGTCTTCAAGGAAATCTAGATCCAACATTCTTATTGGCTCCATGGGATGTTCTAGAAGCGAAGGCAAAAGAAATTCTAGATGCTGGAATGGAACAACCAGGTTACATTTTTAACTTAGGACATGGGGTTTTCCCAGATGTAAACCCAGATACATTGAGAAAGTTGACTCAATTCATTCACGACTACTCCAGCGATAAGCTAGGAAAGTAG
- the hemH gene encoding ferrochelatase, which produces MSKKKMGLLVMAYGTPYKEEDIERYYTHIRHGRRPSDEQIEDLRSRYQAIGGISPLAKITEEQASKLEQHLNDIQDEIEFKAYLGLKHIEPFVEDAVEQMHKDGIEEAVSIVLAPHFSTFSVKSYNGRAKETAEKLGGPTITSVESWYDEPKFIQYWTDRVKETYAGMSEEEKEKSVLIVSAHSLPEKILQYGDPYPEQLELTAKMIVKGSGVPNYAVGWQSAGNTPEPWLGPDVQDLTRELYEEKGYTSFVYIPVGFVAEHLEVLYDNDYECKVITDELGAKYYRPEMPNARPEFIDAMATVVLKKLNKA; this is translated from the coding sequence ATGTCAAAGAAGAAAATGGGTCTCCTTGTGATGGCATATGGAACTCCTTATAAAGAGGAAGATATTGAACGTTATTATACACATATTCGTCACGGCAGAAGACCATCTGATGAACAGATAGAGGATCTTCGAAGTCGTTATCAAGCAATCGGTGGAATTTCTCCATTAGCTAAAATAACAGAAGAACAAGCTTCTAAACTTGAGCAGCACTTGAACGATATTCAGGACGAAATTGAGTTCAAAGCCTATCTTGGACTGAAGCACATTGAACCTTTTGTAGAAGATGCTGTTGAGCAAATGCACAAGGATGGAATTGAGGAAGCAGTAAGTATTGTATTAGCACCTCACTTCTCTACTTTTAGCGTAAAATCATACAACGGCCGTGCAAAAGAAACGGCTGAAAAATTAGGTGGACCAACGATTACCTCTGTGGAAAGCTGGTACGATGAGCCGAAATTTATTCAGTATTGGACGGACCGAGTAAAAGAAACATACGCTGGGATGTCCGAGGAAGAAAAAGAAAAATCAGTTCTAATCGTGTCTGCGCATAGTTTACCTGAAAAAATTCTTCAATACGGAGACCCGTATCCAGAACAGCTAGAGCTAACCGCTAAAATGATTGTAAAAGGGTCTGGTGTCCCAAACTACGCTGTAGGTTGGCAAAGTGCGGGGAATACTCCAGAGCCTTGGTTAGGGCCAGACGTTCAAGATTTAACAAGAGAGCTCTATGAAGAAAAAGGGTATACATCCTTCGTATATATTCCAGTTGGATTCGTAGCTGAGCACTTAGAAGTTTTATATGATAATGACTATGAGTGTAAGGTAATTACGGATGAGCTAGGTGCTAAATACTACCGTCCAGAAATGCCAAACGCAAGACCGGAATTTATTGATGCAATGGCTACGGTAGTATTAAAAAAGTTGAATAAAGCGTAA
- the yhfH gene encoding protein YhfH, with product MLPNVLEFFRNLPKKQCHECGNAIEEQHECYGNVCENCLQVHEISL from the coding sequence TTGCTACCCAATGTTCTTGAGTTCTTTCGAAATTTACCAAAGAAACAGTGTCATGAATGTGGAAACGCCATAGAAGAACAGCATGAGTGTTATGGTAACGTTTGTGAAAATTGTCTTCAAGTTCATGAAATATCCTTGTAG
- a CDS encoding MBL fold metallo-hydrolase, with product MKLTVVGFRGGYPAKDEATSGYLLEENGFQLLVDCGSAVISQLQRYIQPEELDACILSHYHPDHVADIGILQHARLIQSLLGKEMPNLPIYGHQEDAQGFGQLTYKNLTKGVAYTPSSVLQVGPFKVTFLRTNHPVPCFAMRFEVGEKVIVYTADTSFKEELIEFSKDANILICECNLYKGQDGQAAGHMTSEDAGKLAEEAGVHSLILTHLPHFGNVTQLVQEAKETYKGIVTLAHSGFEVTI from the coding sequence ATGAAATTAACGGTCGTTGGTTTCAGAGGTGGATATCCAGCAAAGGACGAAGCGACTTCAGGTTATCTACTTGAAGAAAATGGTTTTCAATTATTAGTAGACTGTGGAAGTGCTGTTATATCACAGCTGCAAAGATACATACAACCAGAAGAATTAGATGCATGCATCCTGTCCCACTACCATCCAGACCATGTAGCCGATATTGGGATTCTTCAGCATGCGAGACTCATTCAGTCTTTGCTTGGGAAAGAGATGCCCAACCTACCAATCTATGGGCATCAAGAAGATGCACAAGGGTTTGGTCAACTAACCTATAAGAATTTAACAAAAGGGGTGGCTTACACACCTAGCTCGGTATTACAGGTCGGCCCATTTAAGGTTACATTTTTACGGACAAACCACCCAGTTCCATGCTTTGCGATGAGGTTTGAAGTGGGGGAGAAGGTCATCGTCTATACAGCCGATACTTCCTTTAAGGAAGAATTAATTGAGTTCAGTAAGGATGCAAACATTCTTATATGTGAATGTAACCTATACAAAGGCCAAGATGGACAAGCAGCAGGTCATATGACGAGTGAAGATGCTGGGAAGTTAGCTGAAGAAGCAGGGGTCCATTCGTTGATATTGACTCACTTACCTCATTTCGGAAATGTTACACAACTTGTCCAAGAAGCAAAGGAAACGTACAAGGGAATCGTTACGTTGGCACACAGTGGCTTTGAAGTAACGATCTAA
- a CDS encoding lipoate--protein ligase — translation MLFIDNQGITDPQINLAIEEYALKHLDINETYLLFYINRPSIIIGRNQNTIEEINTEYVEKNGITVVRRLSGGGAVYHDLGNLNFSFITKDDGESFHNFQKFTQPVIEALQSMGVNAELSGRNDILVDGRKISGNAQFSTKGRMFSHGTLMLNSEIENVVSALKVRKDKIESKGIKSIRSRVANISEFLKEPMTIEDFRSKLLAYIFDGQEEIPEYKLTEKDWEKINEISKERYQNWDWNYGKSPSFNIQHSHRFPVGGIEFRLEVNKGVIENCKIYGDFFGVGEVEDIENKLKGVRYERAAIEAALDDVDVKHYFGNVEKDELINLIY, via the coding sequence ATGTTATTCATAGATAACCAAGGAATCACAGATCCACAGATAAACTTAGCTATTGAGGAGTACGCACTAAAGCATTTAGATATCAACGAAACCTATTTACTGTTTTATATCAATAGACCCTCCATTATTATTGGTCGTAACCAAAACACGATTGAAGAAATCAATACAGAGTATGTGGAGAAGAATGGAATTACCGTTGTTCGTCGACTTTCTGGTGGTGGAGCAGTATACCATGATCTTGGAAACCTAAACTTTAGCTTTATTACAAAAGATGACGGCGAAAGCTTTCACAACTTCCAGAAGTTCACTCAACCCGTTATAGAAGCCCTACAATCCATGGGAGTAAACGCAGAGCTGAGCGGGAGAAACGACATCTTGGTGGATGGTCGAAAAATCTCAGGAAATGCGCAATTCTCAACAAAAGGTCGCATGTTCTCTCATGGGACATTGATGCTAAACTCTGAAATTGAAAATGTTGTATCTGCGTTGAAGGTTAGGAAGGATAAAATTGAGTCAAAGGGAATCAAGTCCATCCGCAGTCGTGTGGCAAACATTTCTGAGTTTTTAAAAGAGCCGATGACTATTGAAGACTTTCGTTCAAAATTATTAGCCTATATTTTCGACGGGCAAGAGGAAATCCCTGAATATAAGCTGACGGAAAAAGATTGGGAAAAAATCAATGAAATTTCTAAAGAGCGCTATCAAAACTGGGATTGGAACTACGGGAAGTCTCCATCCTTCAACATCCAACACTCACACCGCTTCCCAGTAGGGGGCATTGAGTTTAGACTTGAGGTCAACAAAGGTGTGATTGAGAATTGTAAAATCTATGGGGATTTCTTTGGAGTTGGAGAAGTGGAAGATATCGAGAATAAGCTGAAAGGTGTTCGCTATGAAAGAGCGGCAATTGAAGCAGCTTTAGACGATGTAGATGTGAAGCATTACTTTGGTAATGTAGAAAAAGATGAATTGATTAACTTGATTTATTAA
- a CDS encoding fatty acid--CoA ligase family protein: protein MNLTQKLHETATRMPTKTAYYFAGESKTYAELDGAVTKFASGLQKLGVQKGDHVGLLLGNSPYFLIGLFGAMRAGATVIPMNPLYTPTEIGYMLDNGDVKVVISLDVLLPLLEKVHPSLPKVESYILCETPKQPGAPEIAKEDLTISPKLQTFTSVLGSGDFSLEVPEVKDDDTAVILYTSGTTGKPKGAMLTHKNLFSNASDVSDYLKFNENDRVITALPMFHVFCLTVALNAPLINGATLIIVPKFSPKDIFDIGKNLQPTVFAGVPTMYNFLYQYPEGSAEDLKTLRLCISGGASMPVALLKNFENKFNVLVSEGYGLSEASPVTTFNPLDRPRKPGSIGTSIINVENKVVDVMGEEVPVGQVGELVVRGPNVMKGYYKLPEDTAATIMDDWLYTGDLARMDEEGYFYIVDRKKDMIVVGGYNVYPREVEEVLYNHPDITEAAVVGVPDPTHGEAVKSFIVSKNPELTEEAVREYCAGHLAKYKLPTEVEFLEELPKNATGKILRRALKDFAAQPK, encoded by the coding sequence ATGAATCTGACACAAAAGCTTCATGAAACAGCGACTAGGATGCCTACGAAAACGGCCTACTATTTTGCTGGGGAATCAAAAACGTATGCAGAGCTAGACGGGGCTGTTACGAAATTTGCTAGTGGTCTCCAAAAGCTTGGGGTACAAAAGGGTGACCATGTTGGTCTACTACTCGGCAATTCTCCTTATTTTTTAATTGGATTATTTGGGGCAATGAGAGCAGGTGCCACGGTTATACCTATGAACCCACTGTATACGCCAACTGAGATTGGTTATATGCTGGATAATGGGGATGTCAAGGTAGTTATTTCGCTGGATGTTTTATTACCACTACTAGAAAAGGTTCATCCATCTCTACCAAAAGTTGAATCTTACATTCTATGTGAAACGCCGAAACAGCCTGGGGCTCCTGAGATTGCAAAAGAAGACCTAACCATTTCCCCTAAACTGCAAACGTTTACAAGTGTATTAGGTAGTGGTGACTTTTCTCTTGAAGTTCCTGAGGTAAAGGACGATGATACGGCAGTCATTTTGTACACATCTGGAACAACAGGTAAACCAAAGGGTGCTATGCTGACCCACAAGAACCTTTTTAGTAATGCTAGCGATGTTAGTGATTACTTAAAGTTTAATGAAAATGATAGAGTGATCACCGCTTTACCGATGTTTCATGTTTTCTGTTTAACCGTTGCCTTGAACGCTCCTTTAATAAACGGAGCCACTTTAATTATTGTGCCAAAGTTTAGCCCTAAAGACATTTTCGATATCGGTAAAAATTTGCAGCCAACTGTATTTGCCGGTGTTCCCACGATGTACAATTTCCTTTACCAGTATCCTGAAGGGTCCGCGGAGGACTTGAAAACATTAAGGCTGTGCATCTCTGGTGGGGCTTCCATGCCTGTTGCACTCCTAAAGAACTTTGAAAACAAGTTTAATGTATTAGTGTCGGAAGGGTACGGACTTTCTGAAGCATCTCCCGTGACAACGTTTAACCCATTAGATCGCCCGAGAAAACCAGGCTCTATTGGTACTTCCATCATCAATGTTGAGAACAAAGTCGTGGATGTTATGGGAGAAGAGGTTCCAGTTGGACAGGTGGGCGAGCTAGTTGTTAGAGGTCCTAATGTCATGAAGGGGTATTATAAATTGCCTGAGGATACTGCAGCTACCATTATGGATGACTGGCTCTATACGGGGGATTTAGCCCGAATGGATGAAGAGGGATACTTCTATATCGTTGATCGTAAAAAGGATATGATTGTTGTGGGTGGCTACAATGTGTACCCACGAGAAGTAGAAGAAGTTTTATATAACCATCCGGACATCACGGAAGCAGCGGTTGTTGGCGTTCCTGATCCGACTCATGGGGAAGCAGTTAAAAGTTTTATTGTCTCCAAGAATCCTGAACTAACAGAGGAAGCGGTCAGAGAATATTGTGCGGGCCACTTAGCCAAGTACAAGCTACCGACTGAAGTTGAATTCTTAGAAGAACTTCCTAAAAATGCAACGGGGAAGATCCTAAGAAGAGCTTTAAAAGATTTCGCGGCGCAGCCTAAATAA
- a CDS encoding nuclease-related domain-containing protein, translated as MRSTLTNKERQYCKTLEKGFEGEKKLSELLISSNIEGILLHDLNLEHNNTHVQVDTLLITNERLYLLDAKNNEGDYYIKNRKWYSPDGEAIRNPLVQLERTEPLVRAILQNLGSTNPLQENLVFVNPDFHLYNAPSDLPIIYPTQVNRFIHQIEKQATTQIHSKWIKLAHVLINRCLPKSPYARSPKYDFESLRKGIVCEGCRGFMSGYENKTVVCGRCGYIKGVNTAVLRSVEEFRILFPDWKITTGIIYRWCNCLITRKVIFRILSSNFKSVGTGKRTYYESGESKKSKS; from the coding sequence GTGCGTTCCACTCTGACTAACAAAGAGAGACAGTATTGTAAGACGCTAGAAAAGGGATTTGAAGGAGAGAAAAAGCTTAGTGAATTGCTAATTTCTTCTAATATTGAAGGGATTCTACTCCATGACTTAAATCTGGAACACAATAACACACACGTGCAGGTCGACACTTTGCTCATTACAAATGAAAGGCTGTATCTACTAGATGCGAAAAACAATGAAGGCGACTACTACATAAAAAATAGAAAATGGTACAGTCCCGATGGTGAAGCCATTAGAAACCCACTAGTCCAATTAGAACGAACGGAACCATTAGTGAGAGCAATTTTACAAAATCTTGGTTCAACCAACCCTCTTCAAGAAAATTTAGTCTTTGTAAACCCCGATTTTCACTTATATAATGCTCCAAGTGATCTTCCTATCATTTACCCAACTCAAGTAAATAGATTCATTCATCAAATTGAAAAACAAGCCACTACACAAATACATTCAAAATGGATAAAACTTGCTCACGTACTAATAAATCGATGCTTACCTAAGTCCCCCTATGCAAGATCGCCGAAGTATGATTTTGAAAGTTTGCGGAAGGGGATTGTGTGTGAGGGGTGTAGGGGGTTTATGAGTGGGTATGAAAACAAAACCGTTGTTTGCGGGAGGTGTGGCTATATTAAAGGGGTAAATACTGCAGTATTACGCTCAGTAGAAGAATTCCGGATTTTGTTTCCAGATTGGAAAATAACTACGGGAATAATTTACAGATGGTGTAATTGCTTGATTACACGAAAGGTGATTTTTAGGATACTATCAAGCAATTTTAAATCTGTTGGTACGGGGAAACGGACATACTATGAGAGTGGGGAATCGAAAAAGAGTAAGAGTTAG
- a CDS encoding XRE family transcriptional regulator produces MEEIQKKIGEKVRALRKMRRLSLDQAAVRTGVSKAMLGQIERGDSSPTVTTLWKIATGFQVSFSSLLQEDESNISIVNKHSVPPVIENDGKYKVYSIFPFDPIKKFEVFWIDLLPGCLHESEEHHEGVEELITVSRGTLTVSMAGKEHDIKTGESIRFQPNQPHCYHNKGDEVVECHMIIYYP; encoded by the coding sequence ATGGAAGAAATCCAAAAGAAAATTGGAGAAAAGGTTCGGGCTTTGCGCAAAATGCGAAGGCTCAGCCTCGATCAAGCAGCAGTAAGGACAGGAGTTTCAAAAGCCATGCTTGGACAAATTGAAAGAGGCGATTCCAGCCCGACTGTAACCACGCTTTGGAAAATTGCAACCGGTTTCCAAGTATCCTTCTCCTCCCTTTTGCAAGAAGATGAATCCAATATTTCAATTGTAAATAAGCATTCAGTTCCCCCAGTCATTGAAAACGATGGGAAATATAAAGTCTATTCCATCTTCCCTTTTGATCCCATAAAAAAATTTGAAGTGTTTTGGATCGATTTATTACCGGGGTGTCTACATGAATCTGAGGAACATCATGAAGGCGTTGAGGAACTCATTACAGTTTCTCGCGGCACTCTGACAGTGAGCATGGCAGGGAAAGAACACGATATTAAGACGGGCGAATCCATCCGCTTTCAACCTAACCAGCCGCACTGTTACCATAACAAAGGGGATGAGGTTGTAGAGTGTCATATGATTATTTATTATCCTTGA
- a CDS encoding AzlC family ABC transporter permease yields the protein MKTTTSSQFRSGLKAGTSIAIGYFPIAIAFGLIAKTTDLTLFQTMLMSFIVFAGAAQYMSLSLIAEGIGMAEIVLTTFIVNIRHLLMSASLNEKVEEDKPVKKAIYAFGITDETFSVASLQKGTVTTGFMFGLTLISFTSWVLSSGLGFVGGALLPGFLQESMSIALYAMFVGLLVPSLKGNRKVLYLACVAALFNTVLTLSEVVSSGWAIVISTLVSAVLIEWVVYLRGGAQND from the coding sequence ATGAAGACAACCACTTCATCCCAGTTTAGAAGTGGATTAAAGGCTGGAACGAGTATTGCTATCGGGTACTTTCCAATTGCGATTGCCTTTGGATTGATTGCAAAGACAACGGACTTAACCTTGTTTCAAACTATGTTAATGAGCTTTATTGTCTTTGCAGGGGCTGCACAATATATGTCTCTTAGCTTGATTGCTGAGGGGATTGGGATGGCCGAAATTGTATTGACGACGTTTATTGTGAATATTAGACACTTACTTATGTCTGCTTCTTTGAATGAGAAAGTAGAAGAAGATAAGCCTGTGAAAAAAGCAATTTACGCTTTTGGAATTACGGACGAAACCTTCTCAGTAGCATCCCTTCAAAAAGGAACGGTAACGACCGGATTTATGTTCGGATTAACTTTGATTTCATTTACTAGCTGGGTATTGAGCTCTGGATTAGGGTTTGTTGGAGGAGCGCTCCTCCCTGGATTTTTACAAGAAAGTATGTCGATTGCTTTATATGCCATGTTTGTTGGCTTACTTGTTCCATCTTTAAAAGGAAACCGTAAAGTGCTCTACTTGGCATGTGTAGCCGCACTATTCAACACAGTGCTGACTCTTTCAGAAGTTGTCTCATCAGGCTGGGCTATTGTTATTTCAACATTGGTTTCTGCGGTCCTTATAGAATGGGTTGTTTACTTGAGAGGGGGCGCTCAGAATGACTAG
- a CDS encoding AzlD domain-containing protein has product MTSPIIWMIIGMGIVTYIPRMLPFVLIGGKELPPFIQGVLKNVPYATLGALIFPAVLFIQDDIWYGLVGAVIAFILAFTGVNVIVVVIGTVAILSLFSLF; this is encoded by the coding sequence ATGACTAGTCCAATCATTTGGATGATTATTGGGATGGGGATTGTTACGTACATACCAAGAATGCTTCCGTTTGTTCTCATTGGTGGGAAAGAATTACCGCCGTTCATTCAGGGTGTTTTGAAGAATGTACCGTACGCAACCCTAGGTGCCCTCATCTTTCCAGCCGTTTTATTTATTCAAGATGATATATGGTACGGATTAGTGGGTGCAGTGATTGCCTTTATCCTAGCTTTTACAGGAGTTAATGTCATTGTTGTTGTCATCGGGACAGTGGCGATATTATCATTGTTTTCCTTATTTTAA
- a CDS encoding M48 family metallopeptidase yields the protein MSRKWAIRGILLYILFGLVMYAYLFVWADSTIPENLSGSVADPSTFMTERELVLSEEYSNIRYFLSFLSTPYEWLFYLIILVTGASKLFENWAQKISRFHAIQSVIYVFYLSVVSFIAIFPFQYISHRFSIKYGISNETFQSWMKDEMIDFWIGYISMIIIVAAIYWVMKKSPKRWWFYAWLLFVPYATFFVFIQPIVIDPLYNDFTSLQDKELEKDILAMAEEANIPAEHVYQVNMSDKTNAMNAYVNGIGSSSRIVLWDTTLEKLSKDEILVIMAHEMAHYVKKHLYIGVAGYLVAALFGLWLLSKLLTRISHKYKDTLKITNWNQLSSLPLLLALLSLMLFFSSPVSNVIARYQEKSADLYALELTQDKEAAVSTFQKLTQAGLSQVNPPTLVKWFFYTHPTMLERLMMVDEFETSDQP from the coding sequence ATGTCTAGAAAGTGGGCCATTCGAGGGATCCTTTTATATATCCTATTTGGTTTAGTAATGTACGCCTATCTTTTTGTCTGGGCGGATTCAACTATTCCAGAAAATTTGAGTGGAAGTGTAGCGGATCCGTCGACCTTTATGACAGAACGAGAGTTAGTACTATCAGAGGAATACTCAAATATCCGTTATTTTTTATCATTCCTCTCAACACCGTATGAGTGGTTGTTTTATTTGATTATCTTAGTTACGGGTGCATCAAAATTGTTTGAAAACTGGGCACAGAAAATATCCAGGTTTCATGCTATTCAATCAGTCATTTATGTGTTTTATCTATCTGTTGTTTCTTTTATTGCCATCTTTCCATTTCAATACATAAGCCACCGATTCTCGATTAAATACGGGATTTCGAATGAAACATTTCAATCTTGGATGAAGGATGAGATGATTGACTTCTGGATTGGCTATATTTCGATGATTATTATTGTCGCAGCCATATACTGGGTGATGAAGAAAAGCCCGAAACGCTGGTGGTTTTATGCCTGGTTACTGTTTGTCCCATACGCAACCTTCTTTGTGTTTATTCAACCGATTGTAATCGACCCATTATACAATGATTTTACGTCGTTGCAGGATAAGGAATTAGAAAAAGACATACTAGCCATGGCAGAAGAAGCCAATATTCCTGCTGAGCATGTCTATCAGGTGAATATGTCAGATAAAACGAATGCCATGAATGCGTATGTGAATGGGATTGGTTCAAGTTCACGTATTGTATTATGGGATACAACCTTAGAAAAGCTATCAAAAGATGAGATTTTAGTGATTATGGCTCATGAGATGGCGCACTATGTGAAGAAGCACCTTTATATTGGAGTTGCAGGCTATTTGGTAGCTGCCCTGTTTGGTTTGTGGTTACTTTCTAAACTACTAACCAGAATAAGCCACAAATACAAGGACACGTTGAAAATTACGAACTGGAATCAACTGAGTTCACTGCCATTACTTTTAGCTTTGCTATCCTTGATGCTGTTTTTCTCTAGTCCAGTTTCAAATGTAATTGCACGATATCAGGAAAAAAGTGCAGATTTATATGCACTTGAATTAACACAGGATAAAGAAGCTGCTGTGTCTACGTTTCAAAAGCTAACCCAGGCGGGCTTAAGTCAAGTAAATCCACCTACATTAGTGAAGTGGTTCTTCTATACGCACCCAACCATGTTAGAACGCTTAATGATGGTAGATGAATTTGAAACTTCAGACCAGCCATAA